A region from the Salidesulfovibrio onnuriiensis genome encodes:
- a CDS encoding glycoside hydrolase family 57 protein, producing the protein MISVCFYFQVHQPMRLNQGYSFFDMGRSHHYRDEQANADILRKVAHKCYLPANRLMLDLIREFRGDFRISYSITGVALEQFQEFCPEVLDSFRELAATGCVEFIAETHYHSLSFLFSREEFRRQVRKHHAVMTEFFGQEPTTFRNTELIFNNELAKEVERLGYRVILAEGADQVLGWRTPNFVYQPAGCEKLKALLKNYRLSDDVAFRFSDRNWDEWPLTVEKYARWVHDVAGSGEVINLFMDYETIGEHQWEDTGIFDFFRALPRAVLSHRDFCFRTPSEAAAGLDPVAQLDVPHFTSWADLERDVTAWLGNPMQDQAAELAYALEQEVIASGDDEMQATWREMLTSDHFYYMCTKWFSDGDVHKYFNPFETPYQAFITYMNALNDFALVLRQRQSDA; encoded by the coding sequence ATGATTTCCGTGTGCTTCTATTTTCAGGTCCACCAGCCCATGCGCCTGAACCAGGGCTATTCCTTCTTCGACATGGGCCGCAGCCACCATTACCGCGACGAGCAGGCCAACGCCGACATCCTGCGCAAGGTGGCCCACAAGTGCTATCTGCCCGCCAACCGGCTCATGCTCGACCTGATCCGGGAATTCCGGGGCGACTTCCGCATCTCCTACTCCATCACCGGCGTGGCCCTGGAGCAGTTCCAGGAATTCTGCCCCGAGGTGCTGGATTCCTTCCGCGAGCTGGCGGCCACGGGGTGCGTGGAGTTCATAGCCGAGACCCACTACCATTCCCTGTCCTTCCTCTTTTCCAGGGAGGAATTCCGGCGCCAGGTCCGCAAGCACCACGCGGTCATGACCGAATTCTTCGGCCAGGAGCCCACCACCTTCCGCAACACCGAGCTCATCTTCAACAACGAGCTGGCCAAGGAAGTGGAACGCCTGGGCTACAGGGTCATCCTGGCCGAGGGCGCGGACCAGGTCCTGGGCTGGCGCACCCCCAACTTCGTGTATCAGCCCGCGGGATGCGAAAAGCTCAAGGCCCTGCTCAAGAACTACCGGCTCTCGGACGACGTGGCCTTCCGCTTCTCGGACCGCAACTGGGACGAATGGCCCCTCACTGTGGAAAAGTACGCCCGCTGGGTGCACGATGTGGCGGGCAGCGGCGAGGTGATCAACCTGTTCATGGACTATGAAACCATCGGCGAACACCAGTGGGAAGACACCGGCATCTTCGACTTTTTCCGCGCCCTGCCCCGGGCCGTGCTGTCCCACAGGGACTTCTGCTTCCGCACTCCCTCCGAGGCCGCGGCCGGGCTCGACCCGGTGGCCCAGCTGGACGTGCCCCACTTCACCTCCTGGGCCGACCTGGAGCGCGACGTCACGGCCTGGCTGGGCAACCCCATGCAGGACCAGGCAGCGGAACTGGCCTATGCCCTGGAGCAGGAGGTCATTGCCTCCGGCGACGACGAGATGCAGGCGACCTGGCGCGAAATGCTCACCAGCGACCATTTCTACTACATGTGCACCAAGTGGTTCTCGGACGGCGACGTGCACAAGTACTTCAATCCCTTTGAAACACCGTACCAGGCGTTCATCACGTACATGAACGCCCTGAACGACTTTGCCCTGGTGCTCCGGCAACGGCAATCCGACGCATAA
- a CDS encoding glycosyltransferase family 4 protein, with translation MRVLMFGWEFPPFISGGLGTACLGLTKGLAQHGVDITFVLPRLDSDEEGKHLTLLGANRVHASVGIQDIRELRKRVKMLEVLSPLRPYITDKEYRSILDQEELLTSEAILNMKGYDFSGGYGNNLMAEIVRYSLICAHMARQEEFDVIHAHDWMTAPAGMEAKRVSGKPLVVHAHALEFDRSGEHVNQQIYDIERAGFEAADRIVAVSHFTKDTIVKRYGIDPNKIVVVHNAVSKERRLGQLRVEKPFKEKLVLFLGRITFQKGPDYFVEAAAKVIKKNPNVRFAMAGSGDMFNRMVERMAELRIADKFHFLGFVRGTDVERIYAMSDLYVMPSVSEPFGITPLEAMVYNVPAIVSKQSGVAEMLDGAVKIDFWDTDRLSAEILDILGNPERSEKIVQQGLETLKRTKWEIAAEHVLNVYRDLAGR, from the coding sequence ATGCGCGTTCTCATGTTCGGGTGGGAGTTCCCGCCCTTCATTTCCGGGGGCCTGGGCACGGCCTGCCTGGGTCTGACCAAGGGACTCGCCCAGCACGGGGTGGACATCACCTTCGTGCTGCCCCGGCTCGATTCCGACGAGGAAGGCAAACACCTGACCCTGCTCGGGGCAAACCGGGTCCATGCCTCGGTGGGCATCCAGGACATCCGCGAGCTGCGAAAGCGGGTCAAGATGCTCGAAGTGCTCTCGCCCCTGCGGCCCTATATCACGGACAAGGAATACAGGAGCATCCTGGACCAGGAGGAACTGCTGACCTCGGAAGCCATCCTGAACATGAAGGGATACGACTTCTCGGGCGGCTACGGCAACAACCTCATGGCCGAGATCGTGCGCTACAGCCTGATCTGCGCCCACATGGCCCGGCAGGAGGAATTCGACGTCATCCACGCCCACGACTGGATGACCGCCCCCGCGGGCATGGAGGCCAAGCGCGTTTCGGGCAAGCCCCTGGTGGTGCACGCCCACGCCCTGGAATTCGACCGCAGCGGCGAACACGTGAACCAGCAGATCTACGACATCGAACGGGCCGGATTCGAGGCGGCGGACCGCATCGTCGCCGTGAGCCACTTCACCAAGGACACCATCGTCAAGCGCTACGGCATTGATCCGAACAAGATCGTGGTGGTGCACAACGCGGTCTCCAAGGAGCGCCGCCTGGGCCAGCTGCGGGTGGAAAAGCCCTTCAAGGAAAAGCTGGTCCTCTTCCTGGGCCGCATCACCTTCCAGAAGGGGCCGGACTACTTTGTCGAGGCGGCCGCCAAGGTGATCAAGAAGAACCCGAACGTACGCTTCGCCATGGCCGGTTCCGGCGACATGTTCAACCGCATGGTGGAGCGCATGGCCGAACTGCGCATCGCGGACAAGTTCCATTTCCTGGGCTTCGTGCGCGGCACGGACGTGGAGCGCATCTACGCCATGAGCGACCTCTACGTCATGCCCAGCGTGTCCGAACCCTTCGGCATCACGCCCCTGGAGGCCATGGTCTACAACGTGCCCGCCATCGTCTCCAAGCAGTCGGGAGTGGCCGAAATGCTGGACGGCGCGGTCAAGATAGATTTCTGGGATACGGACCGGCTGTCCGCGGAGATCCTCGACATACTGGGGAACCCGGAACGGTCCGAGAAAATCGTGCAGCAGGGACTCGAAACCCTCAAGCGCACCAAATGGGAGATCGCGGCCGAGCACGTGCTCAATGTCTACCGCGATCTGGCCGGGAGGTAG
- a CDS encoding amylo-alpha-1,6-glucosidase, with translation MLRIPRDACVNTETATRKEWLDTNGLGGYASSTVINCHTRKYHGLLVAALRKPRGRFVLLSKVEVSVTDGEKEFFLSTNKYPGVYHPTGHQFVEGFEQDLCPTVTYRIGDALIRKTMLMVHGQNTVLLCYEMLEGKTAPTLRIRPLLAYRDVHGLTRENLFLRPKTFPEKNGCKIEPYKGMPPLYMGTSRVSEFFPGPKWMRNVEYLEERNRGFDYQEDLFCPGMFEVELKRGKPVIFAASVEKLGDLVKLKSREIKRREALYESCKDRSKSVRGLQYAADQFLIRNASDFSSVVAGYHWFGEWGRDTMIALPGLTFHCGRREFGEKVLAAYAGLERDGLLPNYLDQRSDHLAYNSVDASLWFFWAVQEYLRTKGSREFVRKSILPALERIIAAHLDGRVPLCSIHEDGLLHAGNEHTQLTWMDAQAYGRPVTPRHGAAVEINALWYNGLRFYLELMEGEDNETVRRARESADKLAASFPDRFWNREDNCLCDVVGKFGCDRAIRPNQIFAVSLPHSTLNMEQMRAVVATVQDHLLTPYGLRTLSPRHPSYAPFYQGDSDARDSAYHQGMVWPWLAGHFGEAMLRQAEDIKEAKAFLRKYFKEILRSFPADYGIASLPEIYTGNPPHLPNGCIAQAWSVAEAVRLNKLLGGR, from the coding sequence ATGCTTCGAATTCCCAGGGATGCGTGCGTCAATACAGAAACAGCGACACGCAAGGAGTGGCTGGACACCAACGGGCTCGGCGGCTACGCCTCCAGCACGGTCATCAATTGTCATACCCGCAAGTACCACGGCCTGCTCGTGGCGGCGCTCAGGAAGCCGCGCGGCCGTTTCGTGCTGCTCTCCAAGGTGGAAGTCTCGGTCACGGACGGGGAAAAGGAATTCTTCCTGTCCACCAACAAGTACCCCGGCGTCTACCACCCCACGGGCCACCAGTTCGTGGAAGGCTTCGAACAGGACCTCTGCCCCACGGTGACCTACCGCATCGGCGACGCGCTGATCCGCAAGACCATGCTCATGGTCCACGGCCAGAACACGGTGCTGCTCTGCTACGAAATGCTCGAGGGCAAGACGGCGCCCACCCTGCGAATCCGCCCCCTGCTGGCCTACCGCGACGTGCACGGACTGACCCGCGAGAACCTGTTCCTGCGGCCCAAGACCTTCCCCGAAAAAAACGGATGCAAGATCGAGCCGTACAAGGGCATGCCGCCCCTGTACATGGGCACCAGCCGCGTCTCGGAATTCTTCCCCGGCCCCAAGTGGATGCGCAACGTTGAATATCTGGAGGAGCGCAACCGGGGATTCGACTACCAGGAAGACCTGTTCTGCCCGGGCATGTTCGAGGTGGAGCTCAAGCGGGGCAAGCCGGTCATCTTCGCGGCCTCGGTGGAGAAGCTCGGTGATCTCGTGAAGCTGAAGAGCAGGGAGATCAAGCGCCGCGAGGCCCTGTACGAGAGCTGCAAGGACCGCAGCAAGAGCGTGCGCGGCCTGCAGTACGCGGCCGACCAGTTCCTGATCCGCAACGCCTCGGACTTTTCCTCGGTGGTGGCGGGCTACCACTGGTTCGGCGAATGGGGGCGCGACACCATGATCGCCCTGCCCGGGCTGACCTTCCACTGCGGCAGGCGCGAATTCGGTGAAAAGGTGCTGGCCGCCTACGCCGGGCTGGAGCGCGACGGCCTGCTGCCCAATTACCTGGACCAGCGATCCGACCACCTGGCCTACAACTCCGTGGACGCCTCCCTGTGGTTCTTCTGGGCCGTGCAGGAATACCTCCGGACCAAGGGCAGCAGGGAATTCGTGCGCAAAAGCATACTCCCGGCCCTGGAACGCATCATTGCGGCGCACCTGGACGGCAGGGTGCCGCTGTGCTCCATCCACGAGGACGGGCTCCTCCATGCCGGGAACGAGCACACCCAGCTCACCTGGATGGACGCCCAGGCCTACGGCAGGCCCGTGACCCCGCGCCACGGAGCGGCCGTGGAAATCAACGCCCTGTGGTACAACGGACTGCGTTTCTACCTGGAGCTGATGGAAGGCGAGGACAACGAAACAGTCCGCAGGGCCAGGGAATCGGCGGACAAACTGGCCGCCAGCTTCCCGGACAGGTTCTGGAACCGCGAGGACAACTGCCTGTGCGACGTTGTCGGCAAATTCGGCTGCGACCGGGCCATCCGGCCCAACCAGATCTTCGCGGTCTCCCTGCCCCATTCCACGCTGAACATGGAACAGATGCGGGCCGTGGTGGCCACCGTGCAGGATCACCTGCTGACCCCGTACGGCCTGCGGACCCTTTCCCCACGCCACCCGTCGTACGCGCCCTTCTACCAGGGCGACTCGGACGCCCGCGATTCGGCCTATCACCAGGGCATGGTCTGGCCCTGGCTGGCGGGCCACTTCGGCGAGGCCATGCTGCGCCAGGCCGAGGACATCAAGGAGGCCAAGGCCTTCCTGCGCAAATATTTCAAGGAAATTCTGCGATCATTCCCGGCTGACTATGGAATCGCGTCGCTGCCGGAAATCTACACCGGCAACCCGCCACACCTGCCCAACGGGTGCATTGCCCAGGCCTGGAGCGTGGCCGAGGCCGTGCGCCTGAACAAACTTCTTGGAGGCCGATAA
- a CDS encoding formate dehydrogenase accessory sulfurtransferase FdhD — protein sequence MSTLIHPAFPKARRDKEQQRTGRFLESVQLHRFSDGAMKRVSGLVAVEEPLVLKVRDHENISFVRTPGDDHNLVAGRLLSLGLIRSRRDIRSVDLRVCGESTLARVELTPGENVRFMGAGVRREETITVQRLFELRDRFEERQALFQSTRATHAAALFTMDGHMLAFGEDVGRHNAFDKALGQALHSDCLEDAAIAMLSSRLALELAEKASMAGIGILCGFSVATSSALEFAETRDITLVGRLRSTSMNIYSHAWRVRD from the coding sequence ATGAGCACCCTGATACATCCGGCGTTTCCCAAGGCAAGGCGCGACAAAGAACAACAACGAACCGGAAGATTCCTGGAGTCCGTGCAGCTGCACCGCTTCAGCGACGGTGCCATGAAACGGGTCTCGGGGCTGGTGGCCGTGGAGGAGCCGCTGGTGCTCAAGGTGCGCGACCATGAAAACATCAGCTTCGTGCGCACGCCCGGCGACGACCACAACCTGGTGGCCGGGCGGCTGCTTTCCCTGGGCCTGATCCGCTCCCGCAGGGACATCCGCTCCGTGGATCTCAGGGTCTGCGGGGAAAGCACCCTGGCCCGCGTGGAACTGACCCCCGGCGAGAACGTGCGCTTCATGGGCGCCGGGGTGCGGCGGGAGGAAACCATTACCGTGCAACGGCTCTTCGAGCTCCGGGACCGCTTCGAGGAGCGCCAGGCCCTGTTCCAGAGCACCAGGGCCACCCATGCGGCGGCCCTGTTCACCATGGACGGCCACATGCTGGCCTTTGGCGAGGACGTGGGACGCCACAACGCATTCGACAAGGCCCTGGGCCAGGCCCTGCATTCCGACTGTCTGGAGGACGCGGCCATCGCCATGCTCTCCTCGCGCCTGGCCCTGGAGCTGGCGGAAAAGGCGTCCATGGCCGGCATCGGCATCCTGTGCGGCTTTTCCGTGGCCACCAGTTCGGCCCTGGAATTCGCCGAAACGCGGGACATCACCCTGGTGGGCCGCCTGCGGAGCACGTCCATGAACATCTACAGCCATGCGTGGCGCGTCCGGGACTGA
- a CDS encoding formate dehydrogenase accessory protein FdhE translates to MEGVHVMAGEGCDRLKESLLASSRELLPLLRKLIPDDSWPGKGKATFDRETLARLVEARLDGDLKQFENTSEKMDGTPPSVLFTIVDAIAGPVLAALAGRLDESFSRGRWNQGTCPFCGSLPSIGFLSRRDPNDLEHLVGGGGKKHLHCSLCSLEWEYRRDTCPACGNTDQKTREIFFVDGAKHERIEACHQCGTYGLCIDLRECELVPQLDAAQMGLMHLDMIAQERSLTPMAPTTWNSFKP, encoded by the coding sequence ATGGAAGGCGTCCATGTCATGGCGGGTGAGGGATGCGACCGGCTCAAGGAATCTCTGCTGGCTTCCTCTCGGGAGCTGCTTCCCCTGCTCAGGAAACTGATCCCGGACGACTCCTGGCCCGGGAAAGGGAAGGCGACGTTCGACCGCGAGACGCTGGCGCGACTCGTCGAGGCGCGACTTGACGGCGACCTGAAGCAATTCGAAAACACCTCCGAGAAAATGGACGGCACTCCACCCTCTGTCCTTTTCACCATTGTGGACGCTATCGCCGGGCCGGTCCTGGCCGCACTGGCCGGCCGCCTCGACGAGTCGTTTTCCAGGGGCCGATGGAACCAGGGAACCTGCCCGTTCTGCGGCAGCCTGCCCTCCATCGGCTTTCTTTCCCGCCGCGACCCCAACGACCTGGAGCATCTCGTGGGCGGCGGGGGCAAGAAACACCTGCACTGTTCCCTGTGCAGCCTGGAATGGGAATACCGCAGGGACACCTGCCCGGCCTGCGGCAATACGGACCAGAAGACCCGGGAGATCTTTTTCGTGGACGGCGCAAAGCACGAGCGCATCGAGGCCTGCCACCAGTGCGGCACCTACGGCCTGTGCATCGACCTGCGCGAATGCGAGCTGGTTCCCCAGCTCGACGCGGCGCAAATGGGACTGATGCACCTGGACATGATCGCCCAGGAGCGTAGCCTGACCCCCATGGCCCCCACGACCTGGAACAGCTTCAAGCCATAG
- a CDS encoding 4Fe-4S dicluster domain-containing protein codes for MPKAFLIDTSRCTACRGCQLACKEWHELPANKTKQFGWGSHQNPQDLNPNNYKLVRFSERLDGDVVRWNFFPDQCRHCEIAPCKETGDLYHEGAILQDEKTGAILYTDGTKAFSAEQFEEIRESCPYNIPRRNEKTGLLAKCTMCNDRVHKGLLPSCVKACPTGTMNFGEREDMLKLAEKRLAVVRERFPEAMLADPDDVNVIYLLTDKPEHYHSFAVAEAPAGMDRKRFLAKLASPITKMTKNA; via the coding sequence ATGCCCAAAGCGTTTCTGATAGACACGTCCCGCTGCACCGCCTGCCGAGGCTGTCAGCTGGCCTGCAAGGAATGGCACGAACTGCCCGCCAACAAGACCAAGCAATTCGGCTGGGGCAGCCACCAGAACCCGCAGGACCTGAATCCCAACAACTACAAGCTGGTGCGCTTCAGCGAGCGCCTGGACGGCGACGTGGTCCGCTGGAACTTCTTCCCGGACCAGTGCCGCCACTGCGAGATCGCGCCCTGCAAGGAAACCGGCGACCTCTACCACGAGGGGGCCATCCTCCAGGACGAAAAGACCGGTGCCATCCTGTACACGGACGGCACCAAGGCCTTCAGCGCGGAGCAGTTCGAGGAGATCCGCGAATCATGCCCCTACAACATCCCGCGCCGCAACGAGAAGACCGGGCTCCTGGCCAAGTGCACCATGTGCAACGACCGCGTCCACAAGGGCCTGCTCCCGTCCTGCGTCAAGGCCTGCCCCACGGGCACCATGAACTTCGGCGAGCGCGAGGACATGCTCAAGCTGGCCGAAAAGCGTCTCGCCGTCGTCAGGGAGCGGTTCCCCGAGGCCATGCTGGCCGACCCCGATGACGTCAACGTCATATACCTGCTCACGGACAAGCCCGAGCACTACCACAGCTTTGCCGTGGCCGAGGCCCCCGCGGGCATGGACCGCAAGCGGTTCCTTGCCAAGCTGGCCAGCCCCATCACGAAAATGACTAAAAACGCATAG